The DNA region CCGTTTGGCCGGGGCGGGCGGCACGGCGGCCGGCGGCTGCGGCCTGGCCGGCCGGGCTTCCCGGCGCGGGGGCGACGGCGGTGCGTCGGCCAGGCGGCGCACCAGGCGGGCCAGGGCCCGCTGGTGGGGAAAGGCCTCGGTGTCGTTTGGGGCCTTTGGCGGCGGGGCGCACAGCAGGGCTTCCAGGATGTCCACGGTGGCGGCCTTGGCGTCGGTACCCATGGGAGGCTCCTCGGGTTGGGCCGCTGGGGCGGCCCGGCTCCCTTGACGCTTAGCAAAAACTTTGCCACAACCCCCGGCCTCCCGGACGGCCGTATGGTTCGGCCGCCCCGACCGGGCCGCTCGCCGCGGCCCACGAGGTTGCGCCATGAAACGCTGGCATGGCCCGGGCGGCTACGCCCACGTGCTGCGCGTGGGGCTGCCGCTTCTGGCCGGCATGGCCTCGATTACGGCCATGCACCTGACCGATCGTCTCTTTCTCGGCTGGTATTCCAGCGACGCCCTGGCCGCGGCCATGCCGGCCGGAGCGGCCTTTTTCCTTTTCACCTCCTTTTTCCTGGGCACCGTGGGCTACGTCGGCGTGCTCATCGCCCAGAACATCGGCGCCGGCCGCCCCGAATCCATCGGCGCGGTGCTGTGGCAGGGCCTCTATTTCACCCTGATTTCCTTCGTGGCTCTTTTCGCCATGTCGCTGGGGTCCGAGGCGGTGTTCGCGGTCATGGACCACGCCCCCGAGGTCCGGCGGCTGGAGGTGACCTATTTCCGGGTGCTCATGTCCGGGGCCGGGTTCATGGTGCTGGAGTCGTGCCTGGCCGCCTTTTTCAGCGGCCGGGGGCTCACCCGGGCGGTGATGGTGGTCAATTTCGGCGGGGCGCTGCTCAACATCCCGCTCAACTACGTCCTTATTTTCGGGAAATGCGGCCTGCCGGCCCTGGGCACGGCAGGTTCGGCCCTGGCCACCGTGGCGGCCTGGGCGGTCATGGCCGCGACCTATGCCGTGCTGGTCTTCACCCGGCGAAACGACACGCTCTTCGCCACGCGCCGGGCCTTTCGGCCCGACTGGGCACTGTTCAAAAAGCTGGTGCTCCTCGGCATGCCGGGCGGGGCGCAGATATTTCTCGACATCTTCGCGGTCACGGTCTTCATCGCCCTGGCCGGGCGGCTGGGCGTGACGGAACTGGCGGCCACGAGCATCGTGCTTTCGGCCAACACCCCGGCCTTCATGCCGCTTCTGGGCCTGTCCTCGGGCTTGGCCGTGGTGGTGGGCCAGGCCATGGGCGCCGGCCGGCCGGACGAGGCCCGGCGGGCCGCCGGCAGCGCCCTGCGGATCATGGCCGTGTACATGGCCGGCGCGGCCGTCGTGTTCCTGGGCTTTCCCGAGCAGCTGGCCGAGTTTTTCCGGCCCCACGGCGACGACGCGGGATTTTCCGCCATCCTGCCGCTGTGCCGGCCCCTTTTCGCCTGGGGCGTGGGGCTTGGGGTCTGCGACATCGTGCTGCACACCTGTTTCGGCGTGCTGCGCGGCGCGGGCGATACGCGGTTCCTCATGGTTTCGGCCGGGCTGGTCTCCTTTTTCGCCCTGGTCGCCCCGGCCTGGCTGGCCGTGACCTACCTCCAGGTCGGCATCGTGCCCTTGTGGGGAGTGTTCCTCCTCTACGCCCTGAGCCTGGCCGTGGTCCTGGCCTTGCGCTACCGGGGCGGGGCATGGCAGAAACTGCGCTTGGTCGCGTCGGCGGCCAGGGACGGCGAAAAACGGGGACAGCCATGAAAGACACGCTCGTGCGGCGCATGTTCGAGGACATCGCCTTTTCCTACGATTTCCAGAACAGCGCCCTGTCGCTTGGCGTGGATATTTATTGGCGCCGGCGTTTCGTGGACATGATCGAGCCGGGCTGGGGCCTGGTCCTCGACGCGGCCACGGGCACGGGCGAAGTCGCCCTCGCCATCCGCCGCCGCCGGCCGGGGCTCAAGGTGCTCGGCCTCGATTTCTCCCCGGCCATGCTGGCCGTGGCCGCCGACAAGATCCGGCGGCGGGGCGTGTCCGGCTACCGCCTGGCCGTGGCCGACTGCCGCGACGTGCCGGTTGCGGCGAACAGCGTCGCCGCCGTGACCATGGCCTTTGGCATCCGCAACATCGCCGAGCGCGTGTGCGTCATGCGCGAATTCCACCGCGTGCTGGTGCCGGGCGGGCGGTTGCACATCATGGAATTCGGCCTGCCCCGAAACGGGCTGGGCAAGGCCCTGTACCGCTTCTATTTCGACCGCCTCCTGCCGCCTGTGGGCAACTTCCTGTCGCGCACCGACTACGCCTACAGCTATCTGGTGGAATCCGTGGACGCTTTTCCGTCGGACGCGGCTTTTCTGGCCCAGATGGCCGAGGCCGGGTTCGGGGAGTGCGCCGTGACCGACCTGACCTTCGGCCTGGCCCGGGTGTTCACTGGGCGCAAGGGCTAGCCGCGCATAGAGATTTCCCTTGACAGCGCCCCCGCCCGTCTGGTGCAACCTGGAAGCGTCGCACCTTTGCGGCAAAGCGGGGGAGCATGGAAGTCAACTGGCCGGAACGGTTCTACTGTCGCAGTTTTGTCCGTAAGATCGCCCAATGGCGCGAGGTGGGCTATTTCAGGGCGACCCATCCCATCCCGGCCGGGGCCAGGGTGCTGGAGATCGGCTGCGGTGACGGCGGCGGGGCCGGGATCTTCGCCCGCCTGTTTCAGCCCGGGCTCTACCACGGCCTGGATGTGGACCCGGCCATGATCCAGGTGGCCGCCCGCCGGCCGAAAGAAGGGCCGCTGGCCAAAAGCCTCTTTCTCCTTGGCGACGCCGAGCGCCTGCCCTATGCCGACGGCGCTTTCGACGCCGTGGTCAATTTCGGCATCGTCCACCACCTGCCCGACTGGCGCAAGGGCGTGGCCGAGTTGGCCCGGGTGCTGCGGGTCGGCGGCGCCTTTTATTTCGAGGAAATCTATCCGCCGCTCTATGCCAATCCGTTGTTTCGGGTCATGCTGGCCCATCCCCGCAAGGACCGTTTTCACGGCCCCGAGTTCCGGGCCGCCCTGGCCGGGGAAGGACTGACGCTGCTGCCGGGTTTCCACGAATCGCGCCTTTTCATCCTCGGCGTGGCCAGAAAAACCGCCCGCCCCTGACCGGGCCAAGGAGCCGCCATGACGGAATTCCTGACCGATCCGGTGTTTCTGTCCCGGGTGCAGTTCGCCCTGACCACGGCCTTTCACATCACCTTCCCCACGCTGACCATCGGCCTGGCCGTGTACCTCGTCGTGGTCGAGTGGCTATGGCTGCGCACGGGCGATCTGCTCTATTTTCGTCAGTTCCGCTTCTGGTCGCGGCTTTTCGCCGTCAATTTCGCCGTGGGCGTGGTCTCGGGCATTCCCCTGGAATTCCAGTTCGGCACCAACTGGGGGCCGTTTTCGGCCACGGTCGGCAACTTCTTCGGCCAGATCCTCGGGTTCGAGGGCACCATGGCCTTCATGCTCGAATCGGCCTTCCTCTACCTCATGCTTTTCGGCTGGAAGCGGGTGGGGCCGAAGATGCATTTTTTTTCCACCATCATGGTCGCCTTCGGCTCGTCGCTGTCGGCCTTCTGGATCCTCGTGGCCAATTCCTGGATGCAGACCCCGTCCGGCGGGCACCTCGCAGGCGGCATCTTCGTGGTGGACGACTACCTGGCCGCCGTC from Solidesulfovibrio sp. includes:
- a CDS encoding class I SAM-dependent methyltransferase translates to MEVNWPERFYCRSFVRKIAQWREVGYFRATHPIPAGARVLEIGCGDGGGAGIFARLFQPGLYHGLDVDPAMIQVAARRPKEGPLAKSLFLLGDAERLPYADGAFDAVVNFGIVHHLPDWRKGVAELARVLRVGGAFYFEEIYPPLYANPLFRVMLAHPRKDRFHGPEFRAALAGEGLTLLPGFHESRLFILGVARKTARP
- a CDS encoding ubiquinone/menaquinone biosynthesis methyltransferase; the encoded protein is MKDTLVRRMFEDIAFSYDFQNSALSLGVDIYWRRRFVDMIEPGWGLVLDAATGTGEVALAIRRRRPGLKVLGLDFSPAMLAVAADKIRRRGVSGYRLAVADCRDVPVAANSVAAVTMAFGIRNIAERVCVMREFHRVLVPGGRLHIMEFGLPRNGLGKALYRFYFDRLLPPVGNFLSRTDYAYSYLVESVDAFPSDAAFLAQMAEAGFGECAVTDLTFGLARVFTGRKG
- a CDS encoding MATE family efflux transporter, which encodes MKRWHGPGGYAHVLRVGLPLLAGMASITAMHLTDRLFLGWYSSDALAAAMPAGAAFFLFTSFFLGTVGYVGVLIAQNIGAGRPESIGAVLWQGLYFTLISFVALFAMSLGSEAVFAVMDHAPEVRRLEVTYFRVLMSGAGFMVLESCLAAFFSGRGLTRAVMVVNFGGALLNIPLNYVLIFGKCGLPALGTAGSALATVAAWAVMAATYAVLVFTRRNDTLFATRRAFRPDWALFKKLVLLGMPGGAQIFLDIFAVTVFIALAGRLGVTELAATSIVLSANTPAFMPLLGLSSGLAVVVGQAMGAGRPDEARRAAGSALRIMAVYMAGAAVVFLGFPEQLAEFFRPHGDDAGFSAILPLCRPLFAWGVGLGVCDIVLHTCFGVLRGAGDTRFLMVSAGLVSFFALVAPAWLAVTYLQVGIVPLWGVFLLYALSLAVVLALRYRGGAWQKLRLVASAARDGEKRGQP